In one window of Helianthus annuus cultivar XRQ/B chromosome 17, HanXRQr2.0-SUNRISE, whole genome shotgun sequence DNA:
- the LOC118489161 gene encoding uncharacterized protein LOC118489161, with translation MKPRWSGNLFKEMLWDAACATTKPQFNRKMNAIRLLDNDLFVWLSQIPPTSWARSHFTGRAKTDVLLNNMCESFNNQLVKGRDKPIITCLEFIREYLMKKIVVVHKVIAKINGPLTPYATRVFDEIKADASQYSVMMAGRGRFQVTGGYADQCKVDVNERTCTCRKWQLTGMPCKHGVAAIWDMARNGMNVGVLESSVD, from the exons ATGAAACCAAGATGGAGTGGCAATTTATTCAAAGAAATGTTATGGGATGCTGCATGTGCTACCACAAAGCCACAGTTTAACAGAAAGATGAATGCCATAAGACTGCTTGACAATGACTTGTTTGTCTGGTTAAGCCAGATTCCACCAACATCCTGGGCAAGATCACATTTCACAG GTAGGGCCAAGACTGATGTCTTATTGAATAACATGTGTGAGTCATTCAACAACCAGCTTGTAAAGGGGAGGGACAAACCAATAATCACCTGTCTTGAGTTTATCAGAGAATATCTGATGAAAAAAATTGTTGTGGTTCACAAAGTAATAGCTAAAATTAATGGACCTTTGACTCCATATGCTACAAGagtgtttgatgaaatcaagGCTGATGCAAGTCAGTATTCAGTGATGATGGCTGGTAGGGGTAGATTCCAGGTTACTGGTGGATATGCTGATCAGTGCAAGGTAGATGTTAATGAGAGAACCTGCACATGCAGAAAGTGGCAGTtaacaggtatgccatgtaaacatGGTGTAGCTGCCATATGGGATATGGCAAGGAATGGTATGAATGTAGGTGTTTTAGAGTCATCGGTTGATTAG
- the LOC118489160 gene encoding uncharacterized protein LOC118489160, with protein MRPYRLVLHRRIRRFVRSHFLFSPFVQILSMVMLELKMKLTQTLSLNSVATLMKMMLRMHLRQKLLWNQLQKHRRGVVMRAQRIVLKRSIFLLHEENGRLSAEATGQILV; from the exons ATGAGGCCCTATCGATTAGTATTACACAGACG AATCAGAAGATTTGTGAGAAGCCATTTTTTGTTCTCTCCTTTTGTTCAG ATTCTTTCCATGGTGATGTTGgagttgaaaatgaagttgaCTCAAACACTGAGTCTTAATTCAGTGGCCACTCTGATGAA GATGATGCTAAGGATGCATCTGAGACAAAAGCTATTGTGGAACCAACTTCAAAAGCATAGGAGGGGAGTGGTGATGAGGGCTCAGAGGATAGTTCTAAAGAGGAGCATATTCCTTCTCCACGAAGAAAATGGCCGTTTGTCAGCGGAAG CGACTGGCCAGATTCTGGTGTGA
- the LOC110920668 gene encoding glutathione S-transferase U17 — MGKNSEIKLLGTPPSPFVNRVQFVLNLKSIEYEYIDENLACKSELLLTSNPVYKKVPVLFHGNKPPIPESLIIIEYLDEIYPDIHPILPSDPLGRADNHFWANYIDNKFFSLFEELRITPGKEGKEAIKKQITEGSELLEETFVKFSNGKAYFGGDNVGYLDVVLGCFLGWAKLLEKHNEFKIFDEVRTPKLLEWTNRIWSHESLKDVIPGSEALMNFYMMLMKYKPPRAA, encoded by the exons ATGGGAAAAAACAGTGAAATTAAGCTTCTTGGAACCCCTCCAAGTCCTTTTGTGAACCGGGTTCAATTCGTTCTCAACCTCAAGTCTATTGAGTATGAGTACATAGACGAAAATCTCGCTTGCAAAAGTGAGCTTCTGTTGACATCCAACCCGGTTTATAAGAAAGTTCCGGTTCTTTTTCATGGAAACAAACCTCCCATTCCTGAGTCTCTTATCATAATCGAGTACCTCGATGAAATCTATCCTGATATCCATCCGATACTCCCCTCCGACCCTTTAGGTCGGGCCGATAACCATTTTTGGGCTAACTACATCGATAACAAG TTTTTCTCGTTGTTTGAGGAGCTTAGGATAACACCGGGGAAAGAAGGGAAAGAAGCAATAAAGAAACAGATAACTGAAGGATCTGAACTGTTGGAAGAAACGTTTGTGAAGTTTAGTAATGGGAAAGCTTATTTTGGTGGAGATAATGTAGGATATCTGGatgttgttttaggatgtttccTCGGTTGGGCAAAGTTGCTTGAAAAACATAACGAATTCAAAATATTTGATGAAGTTAGAACCCCAAAACTGCTAGAATGGACAAACCGTATATGGTCGCATGAATCCCTTAAGGATGTGATCCCGGGGAGCGAAGCCCTAATGAACTTTTATATGATGCTGATGAAGTATAAACCACCAAGAGCAGCTTAA